A region from the Triticum urartu cultivar G1812 chromosome 1, Tu2.1, whole genome shotgun sequence genome encodes:
- the LOC125550889 gene encoding pyrophosphate-energized vacuolar membrane proton pump-like, whose product MAVIGTAGAEVLIPLAAVIGIAFAVFQWYVVAKVPVPSHDGEDGGGAAAQKGRSGHDESAEDGVDYRQVEARCAEIQHAISIGATSFLFTEYRYLGVFMAGFAVVIFMFLGSAQRFSTRPEPCTYDPARLCRPALANAAFSMIAFLLGALTSVMSGYLGMRVATFANARTALEARRGVGRAFVVAFRSGAAMGFLLASSALFVLYVAINLFGVYYGDDWGGLYESITGYGLGGSSMALFGRVGGGIYTKAADVGADLVGKVERNIPEDDPRNPAVIADNVGDNVGDIAGMGSDLFGSYAESSCAALFVASISSFGTEHNFAAMMYPLLISAMGIVVCLATTVVATDLAEVKTVEEIGPALKRQILISTVLMTVGIAIVSFLVLPHSFTLFDFGRRKLVKNWYLFICVSAGLWAGLVIGYVTEYFTSNAYRPVQAVANSCRTGAATNVIFGLAVGYKSVIVPIFAIATAIYASFRLAAMYGIALAALGMLSTIATGLSIDAYGPISDNAGGIAEMSGMPHVVRERTDALDAAGNTTAAIGKGFAIGSAALVSLALFGAYVSRAGVAAVDVLSPRVFAGLLVGAMLPYWFSAMTMRSVGSAALAMVEEVRRQFDSIPGLMEGTAKPDYATCVKISTDASLKKMLAPGALVMLSPLVAGTLFGTETLAGLLAGALVSGVQVAISASNSGGAWDNAKKYIEAGASAEARALGPKGSDAHKAAVIGDTIGDPLKDTSGPSLNILIKLMAVEALVFAPFFAAHGGLIFKHL is encoded by the exons ATGGCTGTCATCGGGACGGCGGGGGCGGAGGTACTGATACCGCTGGCGGCGGTGATCGGCATCGCCTTCGCGGTGTTCCAGTGGTACGTGGTGGCCAAGGTGCCGGTCCCATCCCACGACGGCGAGGATGGCGGCGGCGCCGCCGCCCAGAAAGGCCGCAGCGGGCACGATGAGAGTGCGGAGGACGGCGTGGACTACCGGCAGGTGGAGGCCCGGTGCGCCGAGATCCAGCACGCCATCTCCATCGGTGCCACGTCCTTCCTCTTCACGGAGTACAG GTACCTCGGCGTGTTCATGGCTGGGTTCGCGGTGGTGATCTTCATGTTCTTGGGGTCGGCGCAGCGTTTCAGCACGCGGCCAGAGCCATGCACGTACGACCCGGCGCGGCTGTGCCGGCCGGCGCTAGCGAACGCGGCCTTCAGCATGATCGCGTTCCTCCTGGGCGCGCTCACCTCCGTCATGTCCGGGTACCTCGGGATGCGCGTGGCGACGTTCGCGAACGCGCGCACGGCGCTCGAGGCTCGCCGCGGCGTGGGGCGCGCCTTCGTCGTGGCGTTCCGGTCTGGCGCCGCCATGGGCTTCCTCCTCGCGTCCAGCGCGCTGTTCGTCCTCTACGTCGCCATCAACCTCTTCGGCGTCTACTACGGCGACGACTGGGGCGGGCTGTACGAATCCATCACCGGCTACGGCCTCGGCGGCTCGTCCATGGCCCTCTTTGGCCGCGTCGGCGGCGGCATCTACACCAAGGCCGCCGACGTCGGCGCCGACCTCGTCGGCAAGGTGGAGCGCAACATCCCCGAGGATGACCCTCGCAACCCCGCG GTGATCGCTGACAACGTGGGGGACAACGTCGGCGACATCGCCGGGATGGGGTCGGACCTGTTCGGGTCGTACGCGGAGTCGTCGTGCGCGGCGCTGTTCGTGGCGTCCATCTCGTCGTTCGGGACGGAGCACAACTTCGCGGCGATGATGTACCCGCTGCTCATCAGCGCCATGGGCATCGTGGTGTGCTTGGCCACCACGGTCGTCGCCACCGACCTCGCCGAGGTGAAGACCGTCGAGGAGATCGGGCCGGCGCTCAAGCGGCAGATCCTCATCTCCACCGTGCTCATGACCGTCGGCATCGCCATCGTCAGCTTCCTCGTCCTGCCCCACAGCTTCACCCTCTTCGACTTCGGCAGGCGCAAGCTCGTCAAGAACTG GTACCTGTTCATCTGTGTGTCCGCCGGTTTGTGGGCAGGTCTTGTCATCGGCTATGTCACAGAGTACTTCACAAGCAACGCTTACAG GCCGGTGCAGGCGGTGGCGAACTCATGCCGGACGGGAGCGGCGACGAACGTGATCTTCGGGCTAGCGGTGGGATACAAGTCGGTGATCGTGCCCATCTTCGCCATCGCGACGGCCATCTACGCCAGCTTCCGCCTCGCCGCCATGTACGGCATCGCGCTGGCGGCGCTGGGCATGCTCAGCACCATCGCCACGGGGCTCAGCATCGACGCCTACGGCCCCATCAGCGACAACGCCGGCGGCATCGCCGAGATGTCCGGCATGCCGCACGTGGTCCGCGAGCGCACGGACGCACTCGACGCCGCCGGCAACACCACCGCCGCCATCGGCAAAGGGTTCGCGATCGGGTCGGCGGCGCTGGTGTCGCTGGCGCTGTTCGGCGCCTACGTGAGCCGCGCCGGGGTCGCGGCGGTGGACGTGCTGAGCCCTCGGGTGTTCGCGGGGCTGCTGGTGGGGGCCATGCTGCCCTACTGGTTCTCGGCGATGACCATGCGGAGCGTGGGGAGCGCGGCGCTGGCGATGGTGGAGGAGGTGCGGCGGCAGTTCGACAGCATCCCGGGGCTGATGGAGGGCACGGCCAAGCCGGACTACGCCACCTGTGTCAAGATCTCCACCGACGCGTCGCTCAAGAAGATGCTGGCGCCCGGCGCGCTCGTCATGCTCAGCCCGCTGGTCGCCGGCACGCTGTTCGGCACCGAGACGCTGGCCGGGCTCCTCGCCGGCGCGCTGGTGTCGGGAGTCCAGGTGGCGATCTCAGCGTCCAACAGCGGCGGCGCCTGGGACAACGCCAAGAAGTACATCGAGGCCGGCGCGTCGGCGGAGGCGCGGGCGCTGGGGCCCAAGGGGTCGGACGCGCACAAGGCGGCGGTCATCGGCGACACCATCGGCGACCCGCTCAAGGACACCTCCGGCCCGTCGCTCAACATCCTCATCAAGCTCATGGCCGTCGAGGCGCTCGTCTTCGCGCCATTCTTCGCCGCGCACGGTGGCCTCATCTTCAAGCACCTCTGA